The Streptomyces sp. BHT-5-2 genomic interval GCGGTGTCCGCGGGACTGTCGGCGGTCGGCGGCAGCCCCCGGCTCCTGCTGCTGAAGGACGCGGCCCTGCCCGCCGCTCTGGGGCTGTGGATCCTGGGCAGCCTGTTCGCGGCCCGGCCCTTCCCGTACCACTTCGGGTGCCGACTGGCAGGCTCCGCGGGCAGGTCGGCGGCCGAACGTGCCTGGCGTGAACTCCCGGAATTCCGGGCCGCGTTGCGGGGGCTGACGTTCCTTTGGGGCGGTGCCCAGCTGCTCGATGCCGCGCTGAGCACGGTGGCCGCACTGGCACTGCCGGTGGACCTGGTACCGGTGATCGGCAAGATCCAGTCCTTTGCGATTCTCGGCGCGGTGGTGGTGCTGACGGTGCGTCGCAGCCGTGCCTTCCGCGACCGGCACGGCCTCCCGCTGTTCGGCCTGCGGACGCCGGCCGACGCCGGGGCCCCGGCACGCGTGGCGCACGGCGCGGTGCGGACGTGATCCGGGCGTGCGGCCTCCGACGCAGGTCGGCGAGGCGGTGGGGGACTGGGGAGCGGGTGGGTTGACGCGGCCGACACGGTGTGGCCGGTCCGTCGTTGGACTCGTCGACAACCTGCTCCCCCTCTCAACTGGAGTCCCTGATGAACTCAGTCGTACGTGGTGGTCGGCGTCTGCGCGGACGGGTGCGCGCGGCGCTCTCGCTCGCGGTCGGCGCGGTCATGATGTCGGCGGCGGCCGCCGGTGCGGCCGACCTCGGCATGATCACCTACACCACCCCGAAGGGGAAGGCACAGGTCCTCAAGCAGCCCGAGCCCGGCCAGTGCTACGCCATCGCCGGCGAGGGCCTGACCTCCAACCTCTCCCTGGTCCGCAAGACCGCCCACTTCTACGCCGGGCGGCACTGCGCTGGAAAGCCGGTGGCCGAACTCGGCCCCGGCATGCACAAGAAGCTGAAGCGCTTCGGCTCCCTCCGCGTCGACGCGGACTGAGCTGCGGACACCGCGATCGATCAACCGCCGGCGTGGCCCTTCGGGCCCGCCGGCGGTCGGCTGTCATGCGGGGACGGCGATATGGCGGGACCACGTGCGCAGTGCCGCCCCGCCGTGGAAGTCGCCGATGCTCGTGTCGAGGGGCTGGTCGGTGTACTGATGGAACAGCCATGGGCACTGGATGTCCGGCCGGCCGGGCCTGTTGTTGTACTGCGCGATCCACAGTCCGTCTGCGGCGAAGGACGTGGTGTCGCGGTTCAGCCAGGAGTCCCGGTTGCAGTACAGGATCGTCTTGTGGCCGGGGGTGTGCTGCTGCACCTGCTTGAGCCAGGGGTCCTTCCAGGTGTTCGAGACGCGGGCGTCCTCCCAGTCGAGGATCAGAATGTCCCCGTCGACCAGATCGATTTTCGAGAGAAAGTAGTTGACCTGGGCGGCGGCCGGTCCCGGCCGGGCGAAATGATAGAGGCCGGTCACCAGGCCCGCGTTTCGCGCGGCCTTTCGCTGGGCCACCCACTGGGGTCTATGTAGGTGGTGCCCTCCGTGATGTTGATGAACACGAAATCGCTGCCGGAAGTCGGGTATTTCTCCGACTGGGCTGACGATACGTCGATTCCTTTGACGCTCATGGTCGGGTGTTCCCTGTCGAGTGCTGCGCCGGATACTGCTGTATGGGCACCGGGCCCCGGTCGGTGTCCCGGTGGGCGACGGCATGCGGATGCGCGCCGTGGCGTTGAGGGGGCGTCGCAGCGCCGGGGGGCATAGGTCCTTTTCATGATCTCGCGGCGGTGCGGGTGCGGCATCTGGATCACCTGGTTGTGGATTGGTCGCCGGAGTGGGGCAGTTGCCGGCCTTTGCCCGGTGGCGGCCCTCGCCCGGTGGGCGTGCGGCCTTTTCGGTGGCGGTGCCCCGGGACTCCGGTTGAAGCGGAAATTATTGCCGTCGGGGGTTTTCCGGGCCAGGTGTGCCGTGGTGTGGAGCGCTCGACAGGGGCGGGCGACGCACGCAGGATGGAAGCAGGAAAAGGGCGTGGCATATGACCCGGCCATCTGTGGCTCCCACGGGTCGTATGAGCCCGCGCCCCGATCGGAGTGTCCGGCCGGCCCTCAGGAGATGCGGAGGCGATGAGCCGCAGTACCGGGACGGAACTCGGTGTAGCGCGCCAGGCCCCGGCGGTGTGTCCGCCCGAGGCGGGCGAAGCGCACCACGGATCGCCCCCGGTCCGCGACGACGACGCGCGCATCGAACTGCTCGGCGGCTTCCGGCTGGTCACCGGCCGCGAGCCGGCGCGGATCCCCGCAGGCGCGGAGCGTCTGCTCGCCTTCGTCGCACTGCACTACGGCGCGGTGCCGCGGAGCGTGGTCGCCGAGAACCTCTGGCCGGACACCTCCGAATGCCGGGCCTACGCGTCCCTGCGGTCCGCGCTCAACCGTCTGCGCGGTGCGGGCTGCCGCCTCCTGGAAGCGGGCCCCGCCGAACTGGCGCTCGCCGGTGGTGTGGGGGTCGACTTCCGGGATCTCAGGCCACTCGCGCAGCTGCTCGTCGACTGCTCGGTGGTGTCGCCGGGCGGCAACGCGTGCCTGGGACTCGGGGCGTCGGAAATCGAGGCGCTGTCGCAGGACCTGCTCCCCGGCTGGTGCGAGGACTGGGCGCTGCGCGAGGCCGAGGAGTGGCGGCAGCTGCGGATGCACGCCCTGGAAGCGCTGGCCGCCCGCTTCATCGACGCCCGGCACTTCGGCCACGCCGTGTGGGCCGCCGGTGCCGCGGTACGCGCCGAGCCGCTGCGGGAGACCGCCCGGGCCGTCCTGATCAAGGCACACCTCGCCGAGGGTAACCAGTCCGAGGCCCTGCGCGAGTTCCAGCGCTACCGGTCTCTGCTGCAGGCGGAACTGGGGCTGTGTCCCACGCCGCGGCTGCTCGGACTCGTCGCCGATCTCCGGTCGGCGGCGGCCCGGTGCGCGCCGACCGCGGATCGGCCACGGCATGACGCCTCGGTCACGTCCGGGTGACGGCGGATCGGCCACGATGACGTCAAGGCAGCAGGAAACGTGTGCGGCCGTCCGTGTCGCCTCGGTGCGGTGCGGCCCGGCCATGAAGTTATGGCACACCGTGGTCGCTCGGTGAGGGCGGTGGAGCCGGAATCGGGGCACCGGAGGAAGACCGACGCCTTGAGGCACTGCACACCACGACAGGCACCGCACGCCATGAAGGGGATGCCATGCCGGAGCGCGAGAACATTCTGCATGTGCGGGTGACCGCCGCCGACGCCGACCGACTGCGCAGGCTGCTGCGGGAGGAGCCACTGGACATCGGCGGCCGTCCCCGTGAGACCCCGGGGCCCGGGACCGAGCTGACCATCGAGGCGTTCGTGCCGCGGGGGAAAGCTGAACGGCTGGCGCGCGATGGCGTCGCCGTGGACG includes:
- a CDS encoding VC0807 family protein → MGVSLTVNIVLPLVLYYVLRAQDVAQWQALLLSGVLPAVHALGTALVRRRVDFFDLLVVGLLAVSAGLSAVGGSPRLLLLKDAALPAALGLWILGSLFAARPFPYHFGCRLAGSAGRSAAERAWRELPEFRAALRGLTFLWGGAQLLDAALSTVAALALPVDLVPVIGKIQSFAILGAVVVLTVRRSRAFRDRHGLPLFGLRTPADAGAPARVAHGAVRT
- a CDS encoding glycoside hydrolase family 25 protein; amino-acid sequence: MAQRKAARNAGLVTGLYHFARPGPAAAQVNYFLSKIDLVDGDILILDWEDARVSNTWKDPWLKQVQQHTPGHKTILYCNRDSWLNRDTTSFAADGLWIAQYNNRPGRPDIQCPWLFHQYTDQPLDTSIGDFHGGAALRTWSRHIAVPA
- a CDS encoding BTAD domain-containing putative transcriptional regulator, giving the protein MSRSTGTELGVARQAPAVCPPEAGEAHHGSPPVRDDDARIELLGGFRLVTGREPARIPAGAERLLAFVALHYGAVPRSVVAENLWPDTSECRAYASLRSALNRLRGAGCRLLEAGPAELALAGGVGVDFRDLRPLAQLLVDCSVVSPGGNACLGLGASEIEALSQDLLPGWCEDWALREAEEWRQLRMHALEALAARFIDARHFGHAVWAAGAAVRAEPLRETARAVLIKAHLAEGNQSEALREFQRYRSLLQAELGLCPTPRLLGLVADLRSAAARCAPTADRPRHDASVTSG